The following coding sequences lie in one Bacteroides helcogenes P 36-108 genomic window:
- a CDS encoding glycosyltransferase family 2 protein has product MNTMNKKQMRITCIVISYNQENYILETLNGILSQTVLPDEVIIADDGSTDKTPLLIKSFVNENLLQEKWKLILSHKNEGITCNLKKAIKASTGDILLLNAGDDISLPNRCQHAIKLFEQHPNLYIITGGITKINAQGKIIGNITYDDILYNDVVTTIKNGMPKVFPVGQAIRKTLFDRFGDLPTSVPNEDDQITFWGLISGGIFCSSEMIMKYRVHSKSASSWLRNKQSGKEFLQRFIEDIPVRKKHMELWLDAMDRGDCKYINLKSLIQSKIELYDFFSKIESRFIEDRLSCFIRQFSTTYLREKVYILGGTSGILFWRQLRIILGKQ; this is encoded by the coding sequence ATGAATACTATGAATAAAAAGCAAATGAGAATTACGTGTATTGTAATTTCTTATAATCAAGAAAACTATATATTGGAAACACTTAATGGAATATTAAGTCAAACAGTATTGCCAGATGAGGTTATTATTGCAGATGATGGTTCTACAGATAAAACTCCTCTTTTGATTAAAAGTTTCGTGAATGAAAATCTACTTCAAGAAAAATGGAAACTTATTCTCAGTCATAAAAATGAAGGTATTACATGTAATTTAAAGAAAGCCATAAAAGCCTCTACTGGAGATATTTTGTTATTAAATGCAGGAGATGATATTTCCCTACCCAATCGTTGTCAACATGCTATTAAGTTATTCGAACAACATCCCAATTTGTATATTATAACGGGTGGTATAACTAAAATAAATGCTCAAGGCAAAATCATTGGAAATATTACCTATGATGATATACTGTATAATGATGTTGTTACAACAATAAAGAATGGTATGCCAAAAGTCTTTCCTGTTGGGCAGGCTATACGCAAAACTCTTTTTGACAGATTCGGTGATTTACCTACTTCTGTACCGAATGAGGATGATCAAATAACTTTTTGGGGATTAATTAGTGGAGGAATTTTCTGTAGTAGCGAAATGATAATGAAATATCGTGTGCATTCTAAATCTGCGAGTTCTTGGTTAAGGAATAAACAATCTGGAAAAGAATTTTTGCAGCGCTTTATTGAAGATATACCAGTACGAAAGAAACATATGGAACTTTGGTTAGACGCTATGGACAGGGGAGATTGTAAATATATTAATTTAAAAAGTTTGATTCAGTCAAAGATAGAGCTCTATGATTTTTTCTCTAAAATTGAAAGTAGATTTATAGAGGATAGATTGAGTTGTTTTATACGTCAATTTTCCACAACGTACCTGCGAGAAAAAGTTTATATATTAGGAGGAACGTCTGGTATTTTGTTTTGGCGTCAATTAAGAATCATATTAGGAAAACAATGA
- a CDS encoding GNAT family N-acetyltransferase yields the protein MEYPLYQQCTMLSYDEEVRNLCYPFSCGNVELDDFFENGADNYAEELLGKTYCWVTDSSPKQIVAIFTISNDSIKTKDLLSTAKNKLQRHINNMKRGRSYPATLIGRFAVNQQFQGCGYKIGSQMMEFIKSWYREEDNKAGCRFLVVDAYNKEEILKFYYSNGFLPLHKTEEDERDFYGITSAEILRTRLLYFDLKTK from the coding sequence ATGGAATATCCTCTTTACCAACAATGCACGATGCTTTCTTATGATGAGGAAGTCCGGAACTTGTGCTATCCTTTCTCTTGTGGAAATGTGGAACTTGATGATTTCTTTGAGAATGGGGCAGACAACTATGCAGAAGAATTGTTGGGAAAAACTTATTGTTGGGTGACAGACAGTTCTCCCAAGCAGATAGTGGCAATATTCACAATCTCCAATGATAGTATAAAGACAAAAGACTTATTGTCAACGGCAAAAAATAAATTGCAGCGGCATATCAACAATATGAAAAGGGGACGCAGCTATCCCGCAACATTGATTGGTCGTTTTGCTGTAAATCAGCAATTTCAAGGTTGTGGTTATAAGATAGGTTCTCAAATGATGGAATTTATTAAAAGCTGGTATCGTGAAGAAGATAATAAAGCCGGTTGCCGCTTTCTTGTGGTAGATGCCTATAATAAAGAGGAAATATTGAAGTTTTATTATTCCAATGGCTTTTTGCCGTTGCACAAAACGGAAGAAGATGAAAGAGATTTTTATGGCATTACTTCAGCCGAAATTCTTCGTACCCGTTTGCTTTATTTCGATTTGAAGACTAAATAA
- a CDS encoding DegT/DnrJ/EryC1/StrS family aminotransferase: MIKFLDLQKITGKYAREIHEVVNRVVDSGWYLQGKENERFEADYARYIGTKQAIGCANGLDALIWIFRAYVEMGVMQPGDEVIVPANTYIASIFAISENGLKPVLVEPSIETYQIDDAKIEAAITERTKAILIVHLYGQCAYTDKIGELCRKYNLKLVEDNAQAHGCKFNGRKTGSLGDAAGHSFYPGKNLGAFGDAGAVTTDDEALAKVVRAVANYGSTQKYVFKYIGRNSRLDEIQAAVLAVKLKHLDEDVALRKEVAKYYIDHITNPHIVTPIIKDWDAHVFHIFTIRTKKRDELQKYLAENGVQTIIHYPIPPHKQECYKEWNNLSFPVTEQIHAEELSLPMSPVMTEEEVKEVVRLLNVWESC; the protein is encoded by the coding sequence ATGATAAAGTTTTTAGACTTACAGAAAATCACGGGCAAATATGCCAGGGAGATTCATGAAGTAGTAAACCGTGTGGTAGACTCCGGTTGGTATCTTCAGGGAAAAGAGAATGAACGGTTTGAAGCGGATTATGCCCGGTATATAGGAACAAAACAGGCCATTGGCTGCGCCAACGGTTTGGACGCCTTGATATGGATATTCCGTGCGTATGTGGAAATGGGTGTGATGCAGCCGGGTGACGAGGTGATTGTACCTGCCAATACCTACATTGCTTCCATCTTTGCCATATCAGAAAATGGGCTGAAGCCTGTATTGGTGGAGCCAAGCATTGAAACCTACCAGATAGATGATGCTAAGATAGAAGCTGCCATTACGGAGCGCACCAAAGCCATCTTGATAGTCCATCTGTACGGGCAGTGCGCCTATACGGATAAGATTGGTGAGCTTTGCCGGAAGTATAATCTGAAGCTTGTGGAAGACAATGCGCAGGCTCATGGATGTAAGTTCAACGGACGGAAGACGGGCTCTTTGGGAGATGCGGCGGGTCACAGTTTCTATCCGGGCAAGAACCTGGGCGCCTTCGGCGATGCGGGTGCGGTGACTACCGATGATGAAGCGCTGGCTAAGGTGGTGCGTGCGGTAGCCAACTACGGTTCCACTCAAAAATATGTCTTCAAATACATCGGTCGCAACAGCCGTTTGGACGAAATACAGGCGGCGGTGCTTGCTGTGAAGCTGAAACATCTGGATGAAGATGTGGCGCTCCGCAAAGAGGTGGCTAAATATTACATCGACCACATAACCAACCCTCACATTGTCACTCCGATTATCAAGGATTGGGATGCACATGTATTCCATATTTTCACCATTCGTACCAAGAAGCGTGACGAATTGCAGAAGTATCTGGCGGAAAACGGTGTGCAGACTATTATCCACTATCCTATCCCCCCGCATAAACAGGAATGTTATAAGGAATGGAACAATCTTTCATTTCCGGTCACGGAACAGATTCATGCGGAAGAATTGAGCCTACCGATGAGTCCGGTAATGACCGAGGAAGAAGTGAAAGAAGTGGTGAGGTTGCTGAACGTCTGGGAAAGCTGCTGA
- a CDS encoding O-antigen translocase, protein MRELIQRSISLFRRAAKADIVKVFSFTAVSTLVKMLTGLISVKVVASIIGPAGVALVGQLNNFASIAMTVSSGGINSGITKYIAEYKENKDIVCSYLSTALRITVICSINAGILMILFHSYLSEYIMLSPEYGYVFIVFGFTVLLYAVNMMLISIVNGFKEFKRYVYINIANSILGLFFTLAFVLTLGLKGALISAVTYQSVMLIVTIWMLRKLAWFKWRYFKEKLNCTISKKYLQYTIMAIATTSTLPIAQMLLRGYVISEISPIEAGWWEGMNRISNMYLMIITSSFSVYYLPKLSELTDLRELRHEIFNSYKIIIPMLLVGFICVYLLRHFVIRLLFTPEFLPMESLFVWQLIGDFFKICSWVLSFLMVAKSMTKAFVATEIFFCLSFVGLGFLFMNWNGVIGITQGYLINYVFYMLAMLFIFRKLIFI, encoded by the coding sequence ATGCGAGAGTTAATCCAGCGTTCTATTTCCTTATTCCGCCGTGCCGCTAAGGCAGATATTGTGAAAGTTTTTTCTTTCACTGCCGTGTCTACTTTGGTGAAAATGTTGACAGGATTGATCAGCGTAAAGGTCGTTGCATCTATAATTGGGCCTGCTGGAGTTGCTTTGGTAGGGCAACTGAATAACTTTGCCTCCATTGCAATGACTGTGAGCAGTGGAGGTATCAATAGTGGTATAACCAAATATATTGCTGAGTATAAAGAAAATAAAGACATTGTGTGTAGTTATCTTTCTACCGCATTACGTATTACTGTTATCTGCTCTATTAATGCTGGCATATTGATGATATTATTTCACAGCTATCTAAGTGAATATATCATGTTATCACCAGAATACGGCTATGTATTTATTGTTTTTGGTTTCACAGTGCTACTTTATGCAGTCAATATGATGCTTATTTCTATTGTCAATGGTTTCAAAGAATTTAAACGATACGTATATATTAATATTGCCAATAGTATTTTAGGCTTATTTTTTACACTTGCTTTTGTTTTAACTTTAGGATTGAAGGGTGCATTAATAAGCGCAGTAACCTATCAGAGTGTAATGTTGATTGTAACAATATGGATGCTCCGTAAGTTAGCGTGGTTTAAATGGAGGTATTTCAAAGAAAAGTTGAATTGTACAATTTCAAAGAAGTATTTACAATATACCATAATGGCAATAGCAACCACCTCCACTTTGCCGATAGCCCAAATGTTACTTCGTGGATATGTAATATCAGAGATATCTCCCATTGAAGCCGGTTGGTGGGAAGGAATGAATCGCATATCTAATATGTATCTGATGATTATTACCTCCTCGTTTAGTGTATATTATCTTCCTAAGCTTAGTGAATTAACTGATTTAAGAGAGTTACGCCATGAGATATTCAATAGTTATAAAATAATTATCCCTATGCTTCTGGTTGGTTTTATATGTGTTTATCTACTTAGGCATTTTGTTATTAGATTATTGTTTACTCCAGAATTTCTTCCGATGGAAAGTCTCTTTGTTTGGCAGTTGATAGGGGACTTCTTTAAAATATGTAGTTGGGTATTGTCCTTCTTGATGGTTGCCAAATCAATGACGAAAGCTTTTGTTGCTACTGAAATATTCTTTTGTTTATCTTTTGTTGGCTTAGGATTTCTTTTTATGAATTGGAATGGAGTGATTGGAATTACGCAAGGATATCTAATAAATTATGTATTCTATATGCTTGCGATGTTGTTTATCTTTCGTAAACTAATATTTATTTAA